In Deinococcota bacterium, the genomic window AGTGCGCGGACGCTGAGCTAGACTCGAGAGCGGCCGGGGAAAGCAAAGAGCGCAGAGGCCGATAGCTTGCTTGGCTATCTTCTCGAATGCACCGAGTGCAGGCTGGGCTTGCTCGAGCAGGAGCCCGCCGCCCCATACAGCCGGGTGGGTGGCGAGGGAATTTTTACGGTCTTTCTGAAATGACAGCGCTGCCCCTTTCATCCTTGGGAAGAGCTAAGGGGCAGCGTGACAGCTGGACCTGAGGCTAGGATCTGGCGTCAGGTCCTACCAACTCCAGGCTGGGGCATAGGCGTCCTCGACCAACAGTGCCAGACCGCTGCCGTCACGGTCGACCACCCACAGGTCGAGGTCCGAGAGCTTCCCGGTGGTGACGTCGAACTCCGCTGCCCGGTCGAAAACAAAGCGCTGGCCGTCAGGCGATACGCCGATCTGGTTCACGAAGTCGCCAGTGAGCGAAGTCAGGCGGGTGGCCTCGCCGGAAGCGAAGTCGTAGACGAACAGATTGCTGCTTCTGTCCTCTCCGAAGTAGTCGCCCTCCGTGACCGAGTAGGCGAAGCCCGAGCCGTCGGGGAGCCAGGCCAGGCCGAAGACGGACTCGGTAGACGTGAAGGACACGAGCGGCTCGCCGACCGTCGCCGCGCCCTCAGGCGTGAGGTGGATGGTCGTGGGCTCGCCCGGACCCCAGCCCGTGTGGAGAAGCTGGTTCGCCGTCGCCGCGGTCGGCCCGCGCGCCGCATAGAGGATCAGAAAGGGCGTCTCTGCATTCTCGGCCAGGAGGCGGCTGCCGAATTCGAGCGGCTCCGGTGCAGGCGGAAGTTCCAGAAGAGCATTGAAGTTGAGCACGAAGCCCAGGCTCGAGCCGTCCCATTTCCAGCTGGGCGAGCGCGCCTCCCACGGGGCAGCGGGGATGGACACCCGCGCCTCGGCCGTCGTGACCGTGCCGCCCGCTTGAACGTCGGTGGCGGTAGCGCCGAGGATTGCTCGAGCGTCAGGCAAGTTGAAGGCGTCGTTGGGGGCGATGACCGTGGCGACCTGCAGGAACCCCGACCCGAAGTCGGCGACGTTTTCGAAGGTCACCACCCCGCTGCCGCCCGGCGGCAGGTTGACCGGCTGCACGCCGGGCGCACCCTGGAAGTAGAGAAAGCCCGAAAACGAGCTGAAGCCGTCGTTGCGGACCGGCACCCGCACCGTGCCCTTGGGGTACGCGCTCAAGGCGGCGCAGGCTGGCCCCTGGGTGAGGCGGCGGTAGTCGGTGCCGTCAGCGTCTACAGTGTAGATGTCGGCTATAAACAGCGAGCAGCCGCGCTCGTGGGTGCTGGCGAAGGCGAGTTGCCGCGCGTCGGGGCTCCAGCTCATGCTCCAGACCTCGTAGCGTTCACTGGGGTCGTCCAGGCCGTGCGCCCACAGGCGGCGGTCGCCCGTCCCGTCCGGGCTGACGAGCCGGATTTCGTCGCCATTGCCGCGCGCGTAGGCGATGGTGTTATGCAGGGGCGCGGCGTCTCCATCACCGTCTCCATCACCGTCTCCATCACCGTCTCCATCCCCAGTTCCGGTGACGGTCACTTTGGTCGCGTCGGTCGTCTCGCCGGCGGCGTTGGCGGCGGTGAGGGTGTATTCGGTCGTGTGACTGGGCGTGACGGTCGTGCTCGAGCCCGTCACCGGGCCGACACCGGGGCTGATGCTCAGGCTGGTCGCCCCCGTCACCTGCCAGGCGAGCGTGCTTTGGTCCCCCGGCGCGACGGTGGCAGGGTTGGCGGTGAAGCTCTCGATGACCGGCCTGCCGCCCGGCGCGGGCTGGCTGCTGCAGGCGGCGGCGAAGAGGAGCAGGAGGATGGTGATGACGGATCGGTGCATGTGATTTCCTTTCATCTGCTGGTGGGCGTGATGACCCAGGCCACATCGGCCTTGCCCATGTTCTGTGCGCCGACCATGTTTCTCAATAAGCTCGAGTAGCCACTGAGGTAGGTACCGCCGCCCACAAGGTTGACGTGGGGCTCCTGCCTGTTTTCAACGGAAAAGAACCCGTTGCCGCCCAGCTCGAGCGGCCGCGGTGTCGGGCGCTGGGCGGGCATGCTGAAAAACACCACCTCTGCGACCGTCGAGGGGGCGACGTTCCCTTTCAGGTGGTCGTTCTTGGCGTCAATCGAGACGTGGGCTTTGAAGGTGTAGTCCGTGCAGTCCGCGGAGAGGTAAAGCTTGACCGGGCCTCTGTTGCCCAGGTTGGGAGTTCCGCTGCCCTTGATCTCGTAGTGTTGCGACCCCCACGGCGAGGTGGTGGTATGCGTGTCGAAGATCTCCGCCGTGCCCTCGGTCAAGGTACCCCACCAGCCCGCCGCCCAGGGCCGGGCGTCCTCGAGCTTTTCGTCCAGGGTGAAGCGCACTGCCGCCGTTCTCAGGATAGTGACCGACGCGGTGCCGTTTTCGGTCGACTCCTCGCCCGACTGCTGATAGGAGAGGATGATGGAGCCCGCCCAGCTCGGCGCGGCGAGGGCTTCGTCGCAGGGGTCCGGGCAGCGCAGCCGCGGGTCGTCGGGATTGTACTTGGCCGGGTCGCCGCCCATAATCTGGTTGAGCCGGGCGTGGCGGGTGACGTTGCGGAGCTGCTCGGTGTTCTGCCGGTCGATGCAGGCCCCCACCGAGGTCTTCCAGCAGTTGTCCGCGCCCTTGAGGGCGGCCTCGCTCACCGCCCGCGTCTTGGCCGCGAGCTTCTCGTCCAGGCCCCAGAGGCTCACGGCCCGGCTCCAGCCGAGCACCTTGGAGATGTTCGCCTCGGCGTAGCCACAGTCCGTGGCGATCTGGCCGAGCATGCCCTTGACGACCTTGTCGTAGAACGTGTTCACGATAGCCTCGACCTTAGCATTGAACTGCGGGTCGCCCGCCTGACCCTTGAGCTGCGCTCTGCGCTCCTTGCGGACGAGGTCGGCCAGCATCTGCTCGAGCTGCGCCTCCCAGTCGAAGGGCATGATCTCTATGGTGACGGTGTCGCTCACCTCCGGGTCGTTCACGGGGATGGGGTCGTTCTCGCCCCGGACGTAGGCGCCGTACTCGGAGAAGTGGATGAGTTTGAGCGAAACTCTCGTGGGGTCGAGCTCGAGCGGGTAGAGGTGGAACTCTTGGCCCTCCTGGGCGGAAAAGGCGATGGCTTCTCCCGTGCCGCCGCCCGGCAGGGTGATCGTCAGGGTGGCGAGGTCGTTGAGCCGCAGGCCGTGAGGCTT contains:
- a CDS encoding Tol biopolymer transporter periplasmic protein encodes the protein MHRSVITILLLLFAAACSSQPAPGGRPVIESFTANPATVAPGDQSTLAWQVTGATSLSISPGVGPVTGSSTTVTPSHTTEYTLTAANAAGETTDATKVTVTGTGDGDGDGDGDGDGDGDAAPLHNTIAYARGNGDEIRLVSPDGTGDRRLWAHGLDDPSERYEVWSMSWSPDARQLAFASTHERGCSLFIADIYTVDADGTDYRRLTQGPACAALSAYPKGTVRVPVRNDGFSSFSGFLYFQGAPGVQPVNLPPGGSGVVTFENVADFGSGFLQVATVIAPNDAFNLPDARAILGATATDVQAGGTVTTAEARVSIPAAPWEARSPSWKWDGSSLGFVLNFNALLELPPAPEPLEFGSRLLAENAETPFLILYAARGPTAATANQLLHTGWGPGEPTTIHLTPEGAATVGEPLVSFTSTESVFGLAWLPDGSGFAYSVTEGDYFGEDRSSNLFVYDFASGEATRLTSLTGDFVNQIGVSPDGQRFVFDRAAEFDVTTGKLSDLDLWVVDRDGSGLALLVEDAYAPAWSW